TTTCCCCCTTAAGCCCCATAAAATTGAATTTTCTTATCAGCGATGGATCCTGGGACGATATTTTATCGTACCTTACGTCGTTGGAGATGGATCTGCCATCTACAACGTATTTTTCTACAGATCCGTCTACGTATATCACGTCTGTAAAATTGAAGGGGGTGATCTCGTCCATGCCATCCTGACCCCTGATAATAATAGCTTGATAGCCCAATTCATTCAGAATATAGGAATACACATCCATCATTTCTGTACTAGCCGAACCTATTACACGTTTTTTCGGAGCTAGAGGATTCAGGACAGGGCCTAAGTAGTTAAATAAGGTAGGGAACCCTAAACGTTTCCTAACAGTTGAGAAGATTTTGAATTCTGGAATGAAGGTTGGTGCAAGCATGAATACGAAGTTGTTACTTTTAAGCCGATGCAAAGCAGCTTCCACATCTCTTGGAAAACTATAGCCTGCATCGGCCATAAAGTCTGCTGAACCGTAAGCACCAGTAGACGACCGGTTTCCGAATTTTGCGACTGGGATTCCCAAAGAAGCTGCAACTATAGCAGATGCAGTGCTCACATTTATTGTATTTTTCTTATCACCTCCTGTTCCTACTATATCCGTAGCGTCTACACTTACAGTAGGCTTATAAATTGCATCTAGAAATCCCATGAATTCTTCCCTAGTCACACCTTTGAAGTGAAATGCAGTTAGAACTGCGGCCCTGCATACGTCTGAACAGTCTTCCTTTGATATGATCTCGTATAGACGCTTCGCTGATTCTCTATCTACGTTCAATCCAAGAACAATGTCTTCTATACCCATCATATTAGGATGCCCCCAAAATATCATT
This genomic stretch from Thermoplasma volcanium GSS1 harbors:
- the trpD gene encoding anthranilate phosphoribosyltransferase; translation: MMGIEDIVLGLNVDRESAKRLYEIISKEDCSDVCRAAVLTAFHFKGVTREEFMGFLDAIYKPTVSVDATDIVGTGGDKKNTINVSTASAIVAASLGIPVAKFGNRSSTGAYGSADFMADAGYSFPRDVEAALHRLKSNNFVFMLAPTFIPEFKIFSTVRKRLGFPTLFNYLGPVLNPLAPKKRVIGSASTEMMDVYSYILNELGYQAIIIRGQDGMDEITPFNFTDVIYVDGSVEKYVVDGRSISNDVRYDKISSQDPSLIRKFNFMGLKGENEDAAKFIALNTAPVLILNKKAGNYEDAYRLALEAIKSGQAYEKLEAIMHENKGLRHN